One Betta splendens chromosome 16, fBetSpl5.4, whole genome shotgun sequence genomic window carries:
- the itga10 gene encoding integrin alpha-10 translates to MELPKYLLLLGCVLLLKELCQCFNIDVKHPRVFAGPEDALFGFSVLQHEAHGEKSLLVGAPWDGTPSNRKGDVYKCVVGDERSSNCSKVDLGETALQNVSKNLRNSHLGMTLAPASPDGFLACAPLWSQECGTSMFSTGICASVSDDLEPRDTIAPTAQRCSTYMDIVIVLDGSNSIYPWYEVQNFLSNILSKFHISSDQMQVGILQYGEVAVHEWSLKDHQTTRDVVEAAKNISRQEGRETRTAYAIHTACTEAFSVERGARDGATKVMIVVTDGESHDGDELQDALQQCEDRNITRYAIAVLGHYIRRQQDPETFINEIKYIASDPDDKYFFNVTDEAALNDIVDALGDRIFTLEGTLGYNESSFHMEMSQIGFSTHTLDDGVLFGMVGAYDWDGGVLKEGPGGSIAPPREAFESEFPLELKNHAAYLGYTVSSVVVGDWRRLYVAGAPRFKHKGKVILFELSDDGDVKIAQALNGEQIGSYYGSEVCGLDIDQDGITDVLLVAAPMYLGSGNKEAGRVYIYTLSGEEVFVSNGTLTSAERPQDARFGYALAAAPDLNHDGFADLLVGAPLEDEHRGAVYVYHGRGIHIARLYKQRIPGSSVSPSLRYFGRSVSARLDLDGDELVDLAVGALGGAVLLSSRSIVQINVSLSFQPHSINVIQKTCQRGGRESACLNATACFTAESRSPGSHSSSFDLWVSATLDDRKLSARALFDDSSHRQTQLAVGAQAGRTLCYKLPFHVYDTADYIRPISFSLQFRINDTERGPVLDEGWPTTVKKSIQFFKDCGEDDVCTTDLVLQAHMDITGTKQRPYVIRSPRRRLSVEVQLQNRLENAYNASLTLHYSRNLHFSSLSSRDEAHFKIECTALGATSRSCNVSYPVFRSQSKVNLMLEFEFSCTTLHSRVQMKLSAASDSVEREATLGDNSVQLQSFVQYEPDLFVSSDSNLNRYEVHPTRTASEALGPEFYTHLRVQNLGCYSVSNLELRLHLPSVAAGDSVFMTVTEVFSYNATGVNCSVLSDPAQLRARQRDVRPFHPEDMMHSDVLNCSRSWCTEVVCDVQQLLRGQAALVRVSRRVHDDFFRKAKYKSARIIGAYRLTAQETNLITLGSGTVWRETVLEVLKGRTIPISLWILIGSIIGGLLLLALIIFILWKLGFFTRKQRSEDENHED, encoded by the exons ATGGAGCTTCCTAAATACCTGTTGCTCCTGGGCTGCGTCCTCCTCCTTAAAG AGTTGTGCCAGTGCTTCAACATCGACGTCAAGCATCCGCGCGTCTTCGCCGGCCCGGAGGACGCGCTGTTCGGATTCTCCGTCCTGCAGCACGAGGCGCACGGGGAGAAGTC GCTGCTGGTCGGAGCTCCCTGGGACGGAACGCCCAGCAACCGGAAAGGGGACGTCTATAAGTGCGTGGTGGGCGACGAGCGGAGCTCCAACTGCAGCAAAGTGGATCTGG GTGAGACCGCGCTCCAGAACGTCTCCAAGAACCTGAGGAACTCCCACCTGGGAATGACCCTGGCTCCGGCCTCGCCTGACGGCTTCCTG GCGTGCGCACCGCTGTGGTCTCAGGAGTGCGGCACGTCCATGTTCAGCACCGGCATCTGTGCCTCCGTCAGCGACGACCTAGAGCCCAGAGACACCATCGCCCCGACAGCACAGA GGTGCTCCACCTACATGGACATCGTGATCGTGCTGGACGGCTCCAACAGCATCTACCCCTGGTACGAGGTCCAGAACTTCCTCAGCAACATCCTCAGCAAGTTCCACATCAGCTCCGACCAGATGCAG GTCGGCATCCTGCAGTACGGCGAGGTCGCCGTCCACGAGTGGTCCCTGAAGGACCACCAGACCACACGGGACGTGGTGGAGGCGGCCAAGAACATCAGCCGGCAGGAGGGACGGGAGACGCGCACGGCCTACGCCATCCACACGGCCTG caccGAGGCGTTCAGCGTGGAGCGCGGGGCGAGGGACGGCGCCACCAAGGTGATGATCGTGGTGACGGACGGGGAGTCACACGATGGCGACGAGCTGCAAGACGCTCTGCAGCAGTGCGAGGACAGGAACATCACCAGATACGCCATCGCT GTTTTGGGTCATTACATCCGCCGGCAGCAGGACCCTGAAACATTCATCAACGAGATCAAGTATATTGCTAGTGATCCGGACGATAAATACTTTTTCAATGTGACTGATGAAGCTGCACTCAATGACATCGTGGACGCCCTGGGAGACCGCATCTTTACTCTGGAAG GCACTCTGGGCTACAACGAGAGCTCCTTCCACATGGAGATGTCTCAGATCGGCTTCTCCACGCACACGCTGGAC GATGGCGTCCTGTTCGGGATGGTGGGCGCCTACGACTGGGACGGCGGCGTGCTGAAGGAGGGGCCCGGCGGCAGCATCGCGCCGCCCAGAGAGGCGTTTGAAAGCGAGTTCCCACTGGAGCTGAAGAACCACGCTGCTTATTTAG GTTACACCGTGTCGTCCGTGGTCGTCGGCGACTGGAGGAGGCTCTATGTGGCCGGAGCGCCTCGCTTCAAGCACAAGGGCAAAGTCATCCTGTTTGAGCTGAGCGACGACGGCGACGTCAAGatcgcacaggccctgaacggAGAGCAG ATCGGCTCTTATTACGGTAGTGAGGTGTGCGGGCTGGATATCGACCAGGACGGCATCACCGATGTGCTTCTGGTCGCGGCTCCAATGTACCTGGGCTCAGGAAACAAGGAGGCTGGTAGAGTTTACATCTACACTCTCAGCGGG GAGGAGGTGTTTGTGTCTAACGGCACCCTGACGTCAGCGGAGAGGCCCCAGGATGCCAGGTTTGGTTACGCGCTGGCGGCTGCTCCCGACCTCAACCACGACGGCTTCGCCGACCTGCTGGTCGGAGCCCCGTTGGAGGACGAGCACCGGGGGGCGGTGTACGTGTACCACGGGCGCGGCATCCACATCGCCCGCCTGTACAAGCAG CGGATTCCGGGCTCATCCGTCTCGCCCTCCCTGCGCTACTTCGGCCGCAGCGTGAGCGCCCGGCTGGACCTGGACGGAGACGAGCTGGTGGATTTGGCCGTGGGGGCTCTGGGCGGCGCCGTACTGCTCAG CTCCCGGAGCATAGTCCAGATCAACGTGAGCCTGTCCTTCCAGCCGCACTCCATCAATGTCATACAGAAGACTTGCCAGAGGGGAGGCCGGGAGTCGGCCTGCCTCAACGCCACCGCCTGCTTCACAGCGGAGTCCCGCTCCCCCgggtcccacagcagcagcttcg ATCTGTGGGTGTCGGCCACGCTGGACGACAGGAAGCTGTCGGCCCGGGCCCTGTTCGACGACAGCTCCCACCGGCAGACGCAGCTGGCGGTGGGAGCCCAGGCGGGACGAACGCTCTGCTACAAGCTGCCCTTCCACGTCTAC GACACGGCCGATTACATCCGTCCAATCAGCTTCTCGCTGCAGTTCCGGATCAACGACACGGAGCGCGGCCCGGTGCTGGATGAAGGCTGGCCGACCACTGTCAAAAAATCG ATCCAGTTCTTCAAAGACTGCGGCGAGGATGACGTGTGCACCACAGATCTGGTGCTGCAGGCTCACATGGACATAACTGGGACAAA GCAGAGGCCTTATGTGATCCGCAGCCCCCGGAGGCGTCTGTCAGTGGAGGTGCAGCTCCAGAACCGGCTGGAAAACGCCTACAACGCCAGCCTGACGCTGCACTACTCGCGCAACCTCCACTTCTCCAGTTTGAGCAGCAGG GACGAGGCCCACTTTAAGATCGAGTGCACGGCGCTCGGGGCCACCAGCCGCTCGTGTAACGTCAGCTACCCGGTGTTTCGCTCCCAGTCAAAG GTCAACTTGATGCTGGAGTTCGAGTTCAGCTGCACGACTCTGCACAGCCGGGTCCAGATGAAGCTCAGCGCCGCGAG tgACAGCGTGGAAAGAGAGGCGACTCTGGGCGACAACAGCGTTCAGCTGCAGAGCTTTGTCCAGTACGAGCCGGACCTGTTTGTTAGCAG TGACTCTAATCTGAACCGATATGAAGTCCACCCGACCCGGACGGCGTCGGAGGCGCTGGGACCAGAGTTCTACACACACCTCAGG GTGCAGAACCTCGGCTGTTACTCTGTGAGTAACCTGGAGCTGAGGCTGCATCTGCCTTCTGTGGCTGCAGGCGACAGCGTCTTCATGACTGTCACTGAGGTTTTCTCATACAAC GCCACAGGCGTGAACTGCAGCGTGCTGAGTGACCCGGCCCAGCTGAGGGCCCGGCAGAGGGACGTGCGCCCCTTCCATCCCGAAGACATGATGCACAGCGACGTGCTG AACTGCAGCAGATCCTGGTGCACCGAGGTTGTATGCgacgtccagcagctcctgagaGGACAGGCCGCGCTCGTCCGCGTCAGCCGCAGGGTCCATGATGATTTTTTTAGAAAA GCCAAATATAAGTCAGCGAGGATAATAGGTGCCTATCGCCTCACAGCTCAGGAGACTAACCTCATCACTCTGGGCTCAGGGACAGTATGGAGGGAG ACTGTACTGGAAGTTCTCAAGGGTCGAACTATTCCTATTTCCCTCTGGATCTTGATCGGCAGCATCATTGGAGGTTTACTGCTCCTGGCTCTTATCATTTTCATACTGTGGAAG CTTGGGTTCTTCACGCGCAAACAGAGATCAGAGGATGAAAACCATGAAGACTGA
- the polr3c gene encoding DNA-directed RNA polymerase III subunit RPC3 encodes MTAQEVRLCGLLLQEHFGEVVEKVGTHLLKSGAQNLRAIVHETGVALDLVKKSLCVLVQHGACVFSSRRKGAGSPTEYLTSYDRILRILRYPRYIYTGKTLYGDTGELIIEELLQRGHMTMSSIVKTVADRLTQNMEEGCSMDYNEVSSAFSKLVETHFLQRCPPQKTQASDNSTTTTPSDPVSTTQSTPESFPDCYKVPHVTLVGRGKRPHPGEDGEDQRNAKRPKLDPETHGDEGIYWQVNFERFHLHFRDQAIVSAVANKLDQTSSEIVRTMLRMSEVMTSPTATCTKPLSANEIFRALPPSYNIARPILDQYLTLLVDDPMEFVGKAGDSGGGMFVVNLHRALANLARATIESVVQERFGSRSARIFRLLLRKRHLEQKQVEDFAMIPAKEAKDMLYTLLSQNLVQLQEVPKTPDFAPSRTFYLYTVNQLPTVRMLLQNCYKTVANLIERRLFETKESKRLLEKSQRIEAILASLQASGAEPEQLTEVEEMITATEKQQLDSLRLHINKLDSAENQVDETIFLLESYVNSTATS; translated from the exons ATGACTGCCCAGGAGGTGCGTCTGTGTGGTCTCCTGCTACAGGAGCACTTTGGGGAAGTGGTGGAGAAAGTGGGAACCCACCTGCTCAAAAGTGGAGCACAGAATTTAAGAGCCATCGTTCATGAGACAGGTGTCGCACTGGACCTG GTGAAGAAGTCTTTGTGTGTGCTGGTGCAGCACGGCGCCTGCGTGTTCAGCTCGCGCCGTAAAGGAGCCGGGTCCCCCACAGAGTATCTGACCAGTTATGATCGAATTCTGAGAATTCTGCGATACCCACGTTACATCTACACCGGCAAAACACTGTACGGTGACACCGGAGAGCTAATCatagaggagctgctgcagaggggtCACATGACAATGAGCAGCATTGTTAAGACAGTTGCGGACCGCCTCACGCAGAATATGGAAG aGGGATGCAGCATGGACTACAATGAAGTGTCCTCTGCCTTTTCGAAATTGGTGGAGACTCATTTTCTGCAACGCTGCCCACCGCAGAAAACACAAGCATCAGACAATAGCACCACTACCACCCCTTCTGACCCTGTTAGTACCACCCAGTCCACACCAGAGAGCTTCCCAGACTGCTATAAAGTGCCTCATGTGACGCTCGTCGGGCGAGGAAAACGCCCCCATCCCGGCGAGGATGGAGAAGACCAAAGGAATGCAAAGAGGCCAAAGTTAGatccagag ACACATGGTGATGAGGGGATTTACTGGCAGGTGAATTTTGAGAGGTTCCATCTTCATTTCCGGGACCAGGCCATCGTCAGTGCTGTAGCCAACAAACTGGACCAG ACTAGCAGTGAGATTGTGAGGACAATGCTGAGGATGAGTGAGGTGATGACCTCGCCCACAGCTACCTGCACAAAGCCGCTTTCTGCCAATGAGATCTTCAGGGCCCTCCCACCCAGCTACAACATTGCCAGACCCATCTTAGACCAGTACCTCACTTTGCTGGTAGACGATCCG ATGGAGTTTGTGGGGAAGGCTGGTGATAGCGGGGGAGGGATGTTTGTTGTCA ATTTGCACAGAGCACTGGCCAATCTGGCTCGGGCAACAATTGAGTCTGTGGTTCAGGAAAG ATTTGGCTCCAGATCAGCACGCATATTCCGCCTGTTGCTAAGGAAACGTCacctggagcagaagcaggtggaggatTTTGCTATGATTCCAGCCAAGGAGGCTAAAGACATGCTTTACACACTGCTTTCACAGAACCTGGTTCAGCTGCAG GAAGTTCCAAAGACTCCTGACTTTGCTCCTTCGCGCACCTTTTATCTTTACACCGTCAACCAACTTCCAACTGTAAGAATGCTGCTACAGAACTGCTACAAG ACAGTGGCCAACCTCATCGAGAGACGTCTGTTTGAGACCAAAGAGAGCAA GCGTTTGCTGGAGAAATCCCAGCGAATTGAGGCGATCCTGGCGTCTCTGCAGGCCAGCGGAGCAGAACCTGAACAGCTGACTGAGGTCGAAGAGATGATCACTGCTACTGAAAAGCAGCAACTGGATTCGTTACGTCTTCATATCAACAA GTTAGATTCGGCAGAGAACCAGGTGGATGAAACCATCTTTCTTCTAGAGTCTTACGTCAACTCCACTGCCACATCCTGA
- the rnf115a gene encoding E3 ubiquitin-protein ligase RNF115, which yields MPGWRRTAGLALWRTDVSVCATLGKMAEAAAVPPHRFFCHCCKGEVNPKLPEYICPRCDSGFIEEVTEDSSLLEGGANGIDDTATQFAELWHLLLLERPFTADSDTSDSEPRLPGGRLGSLSDLGGLGGGPIGGSVPAGLGGPMGGLLGAGEHWGPGRPTRLHSQRRYRSRGSSRPDRSPAVEGIVQQFLAGLFANSGVPGSPPFSWTGMLHSNPGDYAWGQGGLDAVITQLLGQLENTGPPPAEKEKISSLPTVNISQEQADCCMECPVCKEDFAVGEPVRQLPCNHLFHSDCIVPWLEMHDTCPVCRKSLNGEDSSSQPPSESPSLSMDPRTQERWSF from the exons ATGCCGGGCTGGAGGCGGACAGCTGGCCTCGCTCTGTGGAGGACCGACGTCAGTGTTTGTGCTACTCTGGGGAAGATGGCGGAGGCTGCGGCTGTTCCCCCGCATCGGTTTTTCTGTCACTGTTGTAAGGGAGAAGTAAACCCCAAACTCCCG GAGTACATCTGTCCCAGATGTGATTCAGGTTTCATTGAGGAAGTGACAGAAGATTCCAG TCTCCTAGAGGGTGGCGCTAACGGGATAGATGACACAGCCACACAGTTTGCAGAG CTATGGCACTTGTTGTTGCTGGAGCGACCATTCACAGCAGACAGTGACACGTCTGACTCAGAACCCCGGCTCCCTGGAGGACGCCTGGGAAGTCTGAGTGACCTCGGTGGCTTAGGAGGGGGGCCAATTGGGGGCTCAGTTCCAGCGGGCCTTGGAGGACCGATGGGGGGTCTACTAGGAGCGGGGGAACACTGGGGACCAGGACGTCCCACTCGCCTACACAGCCAAAGGAGATACCGgtccagaggcagcagcaggccaGACCGCTCGCCTGCTGTGGAAGG GATTGTACAACAGTTCCTTGCTGGCCTCTTTGCCAACTCCGGAGTCCCCGGATCACCACCCTTCTCATG GACAGGGATGTTGCACTCTAACCCTGGGGACTACGCCTGGGGACAGGGAGGGTTAGACGCCGTCATAACACAG ttactAGGTCAGTTGGAGAACACAGGACCTCCACCAGCAGAAAAAGAGAAGATCTCCTCTCTTCCAACTGTCAATATCTCTCAGGAACAAGCAG ACTGCTGTATGGAATGTCCGGTGTGCAAAGAGGACTTTGCAGTGGGGGAGCCGGTCAGACAGCTACCCTGTAATCACTTATTTCATTCAGACTGTATAGTACCATGGCTGGAAATG CATGACACATGTCCAGTGTGTAGGAAGAGTTTGAATGGAGaagacagcagcagccagcccCCTTCAGagtccccctccctctccatgGACCCTCGCACACAAGAAAGATGGTCCTTCTGA
- the dap3 gene encoding 28S ribosomal protein S29, mitochondrial → MALHRLSFRLRQTVAHVRSLHTSGCGKQQGAVSVKADPELFSVFRTQDSDPADQTERNIGQYYTIPSAHVHKLFPNGLPWRYEQQVKTFNEACVMVRQPTLEVISYLKKADYSKPALRYIFYGLKGTGKTLSLCHTVHYCYTQGWMVLHIPDAFKWVKNCRELLPSSYNTSRFDQPLQATEWLRDFRITNEQFLSKIKTKQRYVWTKREFTEEGSPLGQLVDRGISRVKSSTDVVGAVMKELRLQSGQPESSFRLAVAVDGVNALWGRSTINKEDKSAVDPDELTLIHNLRKLMKNDWTGGAIITTLSQTGSLYSSKSAYLPQELLGERGFDNMDPFIPVSVSNYSEKEFESCYLYYLDRHWLQHPQSQRQEGKKEILFLSDRNPAMLERVCAFL, encoded by the exons ATGGCACTTCACAGATTGTCCTTCAGACTGCGACAGACG GTAGCGCATGTAAGGTCTCTCCATACCAGTGGATGTGGGAAGCAGCAGGGTGCTGTGTCGGTGAAGGCAGACCCTGAGCTTTTCTCGGTTTTCAGGACTCAGGATAGCGATCCA GCAGATCAGACAGAAAGAAATATCGGACAATATTACACCATTCCTTCAGCACACGTCCACAAACTGTTCCCTAATGGGCTTCCCTGGCGCTACGAGCAACAG GTTAAGACTTTTAATGAGGCCTGTGTGATGGTGAGGCAACCAACTTTGGAGGTCATCTCCTACCTGAAGAAAGCAGACTACAGCAAACCAGCACTGCGATATATATTCT ATGGGCTGAAGGGGACTGGGAAGACGttgtctctctgtcacacagtaCATTACTGTTATACACAAGGATGGATGGTGCTGCATATTCCTGATG CTTTCAAATGGGTGAAAAACTGCAGGGAGCTACTTCCTTCATCCTACAACACCTCTCGCTTTGACCAACCTTTACAAGCCACAGAGTGGTTACGTGACTTCAGAATCACCAACGAGCAGTTCCTTTCAAAG ATAAAGACAAAGCAACGTTATGTGTGGACAAAGAGAGAGTTCACTGAGGAGGGAAGTCCACTGGGACAGCTGGTGGATCGG GGTATATCCCGCGTGAAGAGCAGTACTGATGTGGTGGGGGCGGTGATGAAGGAACTGAGGCTACAAAGTGGGCAGCCAGAGTCAAGTTTCCGCCTGGCCGTGGCTGTGGATGGTGTCAATGCCCTGTGGGGAAGATCCACCATCAATAAGGAGGATAAAAGCGCT GTGGATCCAGATGAACTCACTTTGATTCATAACCTGAGGAAGCTGATGAAAAACGATTGG ACGGGTGGCGCCATCATCACCACTCTGTCCCAGACGGGTTCTCTCTACTCCTCAAAATCTGCCTACCTGccacaggagctgctgggagag AGGGGGTTTGACAACATGGACCCATTCATCCCAGTGTCGGTGTCCAACTACAGTGAGAAGGAGTTTGAAAGCTGTTACCTCTACTATTTGGACCGCCACTGGCTGCAGCATCCACAGA GCCAGAGACAGGAAGGGAAGAAGGAAATCCTTTTTCTGAGCGACAGAAATCCAGCAATGTTGGAAAGAGTTTGTGCCTTTTTATGA
- the gba gene encoding lysosomal acid glucosylceramidase isoform X1 has translation MALSLPPPVLLALTVLTAEVTLSEGSNKCVARNFGHDSVVCVCNATYCDSVGSVTLPPLGRFSSFLSSLAGSRLEPALGQVQANSSGAGLRLTIIPYQKYQRIRGFGGAMTDAAAINILSLSAGAQNQLLQQYFSSEGIGYTVVRVPMASCDFSTRLYTYADTPGDYNLDNFTLAPEDVKMKIPLLQRAQALSPRPLSLLASAWSAPAWMKTNGALTGKGSLKGQPGGKVHKAWAQYYVRFLEEYAKYNLTFWALTTGNEPSAGEMANYSFQALGFTPEEQRDWVALDLGPALHASSYARTHILILDDNRLLLPHWARVVLSDIHAGRYIHGVAVHWYFDKLVPAEISLGTTHHIYPEYYLFGTEACAGWSPTDRGVKLGSWDRAEQYAHDIIDVSSSHLRHKPSDCSVRSAVADVSREEAGSCSTKDLNHYVVGWTDWNLVLDQTGGPNWVKNFVDSPVIVDAERDVFYKQPTFYSMAHFSKFLLEGSQRVGVSPSRATGLQYSAFIRPDGSVVLIILNRSPSVIQFEVWDPAVGYIPSSAPARSLLTLAWNSHYKA, from the exons ATGGCGCTGTCGTTACCACCACCCGTGCTTCTGGCTCTAACCGTCCTCACAGCAGAAGTGACGCTTTCTGAAG GAAGCAATAAATGTGTTGCGAGGAACTTTGGCCATGACTcggttgtgtgcgtgtgcaacGCGACCTACTGTGACAGCGTGGGGTCGGTCACCCTGCCTCCGCTGGGacgcttctcctccttcctgagCAGCCTGGCAGGCAGCAGACTGGAGCCGGCCCTGGGTCAGGTCCAGGCCAACAGCAGCGGGGCAG GACTCCGGCTGACTATTATTCCCTACCAGAAGTACCAGAGGATCCGAGGATTTGGTGGGGCTATGACAGATGCAGCAGCCATTAACATTCTGTCCCTGTCTGCTGGTGCACagaatcagctgctgcagcagtactTCTCCAGTGAAG GTATCGGCTACACTGTGGTACGAGTCCCTATGGCGAGCTGTGACTTCTCCACGCGCCTGTACACGTACGCGGACACGCCCGGAGATTACAACCTGGACAACTTCACTCTAGCCCCCGAGGACGTCAAAATGAAG ATCCCTCTCCTGCAGCGAGCCCAGGCCTTGTCTCCTCGCCCTCTGTCGCTGCTGGCCAGCGCCTGGAGCGCCCCTGCCTGGATGAAAACCAATGGTGCACTCACGGGGAAGGGCTCCCTGAAGGGCCAGCCCGGCGGCAAGGTGCACAAGGCATGGGCTCAGTACTATGTCAG GTTCCTTGAGGAATACGCTAAATATAACTTGACCTTCTGGGCTCTGACGACGGGGAATGAGCCCTCTGCAGGAGAGATGGCTAATTACAG CTTCCAGGCTCTGGGCTTCACCCCCGAGGAGCAGAGAGACTGGGTGGCGCTGGACCTCGGCCCTGCCCTGCACGCGTCATCGTACGCGCGTACACACATCCTCATACTAGATGACAAccgcctgctgctgccgcaCTGGGCCCGAGTG GTGCTGAGTGACATTCACGCAGGACGGTACATCCACGGCGTGGCGGTCCACTGGTACTTTGACAAACTGGTCCCGGCTGAGATAAGCCTGGGAACCACCCATCACATCTACCCAGAATACTACCTGTTTGGCACAGAGGCCTGTGCTGGGTGGAGTCCTACAGACAGAGGAGTCAAGCTGGGGAGCTGGGACAGGGCGGAGCAGTACGCACACGACATCATAGACGTGAGTTCATCACACCTCAGGCACAAGCCTTCTGATTGTTCAGTGAGATCCGCCGTAGCAGATGTGAGCCGTGAAGAAGCTGGCAGCTGTTCCACAAAG GACTTAAATCATTATGTGGTGGGCTGGACTGACTGGAACCTGGTGCTGGACCAGACTGGTGGGCCAAACTGGGTCAAAAACTTTGTCGACAGCCCTGTTATTGTGGATGCCGAGCGTGACGTCTTCTACAAGCAGCCAACCTTCTACAGCATGGCCCACTTCAG CAAATTCCTGTTGGAGGGGTCTCAGAGAGTTGGGGTGTCCCCCAGCAGAGCAACAGGCCTCCAGTACTCTGCCTTCATCAGACCGGATGGCTCAGTAGTGCTCATCATACTGAACAG GTCACCATCAGTGATCCAGTTTGAAGTGTGGGATCCAGCTGTGGGCTACatcccctcctctgctccagctcgtTCATTGCTCACACTCGCTTGGAACTCACATTATAAAGCCTGA
- the gba gene encoding lysosomal acid glucosylceramidase isoform X2: MALSLPPPVLLALTVLTAEVTLSEGSNKCVARNFGHDSVVCVCNATYCDSVGSVTLPPLGRFSSFLSSLAGSRLEPALGQVQANSSGAGLRLTIIPYQKYQRIRGFGGAMTDAAAINILSLSAGAQNQLLQQYFSSEGIGYTVVRVPMASCDFSTRLYTYADTPGDYNLDNFTLAPEDVKMKIPLLQRAQALSPRPLSLLASAWSAPAWMKTNGALTGKGSLKGQPGGKVHKAWAQYYVRFLEEYAKYNLTFWALTTGNEPSAGEMANYSFQALGFTPEEQRDWVALDLGPALHASSYARTHILILDDNRLLLPHWARVVLSDIHAGRYIHGVAVHWYFDKLVPAEISLGTTHHIYPEYYLFGTEACAGWSPTDRGVKLGSWDRAEQYAHDIIDDLNHYVVGWTDWNLVLDQTGGPNWVKNFVDSPVIVDAERDVFYKQPTFYSMAHFSKFLLEGSQRVGVSPSRATGLQYSAFIRPDGSVVLIILNRSPSVIQFEVWDPAVGYIPSSAPARSLLTLAWNSHYKA; this comes from the exons ATGGCGCTGTCGTTACCACCACCCGTGCTTCTGGCTCTAACCGTCCTCACAGCAGAAGTGACGCTTTCTGAAG GAAGCAATAAATGTGTTGCGAGGAACTTTGGCCATGACTcggttgtgtgcgtgtgcaacGCGACCTACTGTGACAGCGTGGGGTCGGTCACCCTGCCTCCGCTGGGacgcttctcctccttcctgagCAGCCTGGCAGGCAGCAGACTGGAGCCGGCCCTGGGTCAGGTCCAGGCCAACAGCAGCGGGGCAG GACTCCGGCTGACTATTATTCCCTACCAGAAGTACCAGAGGATCCGAGGATTTGGTGGGGCTATGACAGATGCAGCAGCCATTAACATTCTGTCCCTGTCTGCTGGTGCACagaatcagctgctgcagcagtactTCTCCAGTGAAG GTATCGGCTACACTGTGGTACGAGTCCCTATGGCGAGCTGTGACTTCTCCACGCGCCTGTACACGTACGCGGACACGCCCGGAGATTACAACCTGGACAACTTCACTCTAGCCCCCGAGGACGTCAAAATGAAG ATCCCTCTCCTGCAGCGAGCCCAGGCCTTGTCTCCTCGCCCTCTGTCGCTGCTGGCCAGCGCCTGGAGCGCCCCTGCCTGGATGAAAACCAATGGTGCACTCACGGGGAAGGGCTCCCTGAAGGGCCAGCCCGGCGGCAAGGTGCACAAGGCATGGGCTCAGTACTATGTCAG GTTCCTTGAGGAATACGCTAAATATAACTTGACCTTCTGGGCTCTGACGACGGGGAATGAGCCCTCTGCAGGAGAGATGGCTAATTACAG CTTCCAGGCTCTGGGCTTCACCCCCGAGGAGCAGAGAGACTGGGTGGCGCTGGACCTCGGCCCTGCCCTGCACGCGTCATCGTACGCGCGTACACACATCCTCATACTAGATGACAAccgcctgctgctgccgcaCTGGGCCCGAGTG GTGCTGAGTGACATTCACGCAGGACGGTACATCCACGGCGTGGCGGTCCACTGGTACTTTGACAAACTGGTCCCGGCTGAGATAAGCCTGGGAACCACCCATCACATCTACCCAGAATACTACCTGTTTGGCACAGAGGCCTGTGCTGGGTGGAGTCCTACAGACAGAGGAGTCAAGCTGGGGAGCTGGGACAGGGCGGAGCAGTACGCACACGACATCATAGAC GACTTAAATCATTATGTGGTGGGCTGGACTGACTGGAACCTGGTGCTGGACCAGACTGGTGGGCCAAACTGGGTCAAAAACTTTGTCGACAGCCCTGTTATTGTGGATGCCGAGCGTGACGTCTTCTACAAGCAGCCAACCTTCTACAGCATGGCCCACTTCAG CAAATTCCTGTTGGAGGGGTCTCAGAGAGTTGGGGTGTCCCCCAGCAGAGCAACAGGCCTCCAGTACTCTGCCTTCATCAGACCGGATGGCTCAGTAGTGCTCATCATACTGAACAG GTCACCATCAGTGATCCAGTTTGAAGTGTGGGATCCAGCTGTGGGCTACatcccctcctctgctccagctcgtTCATTGCTCACACTCGCTTGGAACTCACATTATAAAGCCTGA